A region of Leishmania panamensis strain MHOM/PA/94/PSC-1 chromosome 33 sequence DNA encodes the following proteins:
- a CDS encoding hypothetical protein (TriTrypDB/GeneDB-style sysID: LpmP.33.1330) has product MDIAPSSSCALRKRLWGLFNIYSTVMPSSNGVCELAEARRLEVPRYRSCLDALARLSSFRNLFLGSEDDMAIRAASTQLQSRLIQEMLWEEAVRLDVDCARQQRRLGPLEVQRSTAPWLSNDLDADRDVFGRALYSSAACSHGGDSTPNEDAGAADDVKGSISWNALYSVVVLYLYDQHCFHRSFLAPQVDALRSGHNEAKTMHTGGLDGAYVKVKQIHVAAMAPLVRRKTTYASRATPAGATQAAEQRPCDGATTSTFSLWYVNPSFSSQGTQSQQPTLKNAVGQHVEEEHAGRSLKPVCTPPRPPRQNPPQASPVAPSLRSPVPTQHLTHIVDASARAGSSSRYMVGCTEDSAKPVPPPRCKHTQREAAELSCKERHIGVGTDVEVINGPQPVFYPAVSVSMSSSSNPAPPGAIAIVLKRTAVEDRRQWLASPSPRPLEGAAEVFGDEPGAIEAAPAVVRIRKLRPQSPSQQNAMVTHQTHKHRTRHSDAAALKPATENTKAPAQRLYATRRPQAANPANLANATPKLTTQKSGADTGATAQKMCSCVSCPLDSRSGLAEAWPGRSEYSCDLTPPSTIPCEVCLCEVRGGSSSLDIGLERERTGEQSGSSGDAEGRHTTAFAVGALRGASVEASNGRDLMRPDWVRGTSPAKPSPSPDTPPALFMAPVAPSCASSASTRDVEDAANDQENQLPPTQTSRRRGPLHHIAQTFPLTTGEPFAPHSLNQRHQTGTVASPGMVIPVWHATAPSPTPSPHEDETEA; this is encoded by the coding sequence ATGGACATCGCCCCTTCCAGCTCCTGTGCGCTGCGAAAGCGCCTGTGGGGTCTCTTCAACATCTACTCAACGGTGATGCCGAGCAGCAATGGTGTCTGCGAGCTTGCTGAGGCTCGGCGGCTCGAGGTACCTCGCTATCGCTCGTGCCTTGATGCCCTCGCGCGCCTTAGCAGCTTTCGTAACTTATTTCTTGGCAGCGAGGATGACATGGCCATACGGGCGGCCTctacgcagctgcagtccaGGCTAATACAGGAAATGCTGTGGGAAGAAGCGGTGAGGCTAGATGTAGATTgtgctcggcagcagcggcgcctggGCCCCCTTGAGGTGCAAAGAAGTACAGCCCCTTGGCTCAGTAATGACCTCGACGCCGACAGAGATGTGTTTGGTAGAGCGCTCTACAGCTCGGCGGCCTGCAGCCATGGCGGTGATTCAACGCCCAACGAAGACGCCGGTGCAGCTGACGATGTAAAGGGCAGTATTTCATGGAACGCACTGTATTCGGTCGTTGTCCTCTACCTGTACGATCAGCATTGCTTTCACCGCTCTTTTCTTGCACCTCAAGTCGACGCGCTGCGAAGCGGCCACAATGAAGCCAAGACGATGCACACAGGCGGCCTGGATGGTGCGTATGTGAAGGTGAAACAAATCCATGTGGCCGCAATGGCACCGCTGGTGCGTCGAAAGACAACCTATGCGAGTCGCGCTACCCCTGCAGGCGCGACTCAGGCAGCCGAGCAGCGACCTTGTGACGGCGCTACCACCTCTACATTCTCATTGTGGTATGTGAATCCGTCATTTTCGTCACAGGGTACTCAGTCTCAGCAGCCCACCTTGAAGAATGCGGTGGGCCAGCACGTAGAAGAGGAACATGCCGGCAGGTCACTCAAACCGGTGtgcacaccgccgcgcccTCCCCGGCAAAATCCGCCACAGGCCTCCCCTGTGGCGCCTTCCCTTCGCTCGCCGGTGCCAACGCAGCATCTCACGCACATCGTCGACGCTTCTGCGCGTGCCGGTTCTAGTTCACGCTATATGGTAGGTTGTACTGAGGACTCGGCCAAGCCCGTCCCACCGCCACGCTgcaagcacacgcagcgcGAAGCAGCCGAACTCTCGTGTAAAGAACGCCACATCGGTGTTGGGACCGATGTGGAGGTCATCAATGGCCCACAGCCGGTTTTTTATCCAGCCGTGTCAGTGTCCAtgtcctcgtcctcgaaCCCAGCGCCGCCTGGGGCCATTGCCATAGTGCTGAAGAGAACAGCGGTGGAGGATCGACGACAGTGGCTTGCCTCTCCGTCACCACGTCCACTTGAGGGTGCTGCAGAGGTATTTGGAGATGAACCCGGCGCCATagaagcggcgccggctGTGGTTCGCATTCGCAAACTGCGCCCCCAGTCGCCCTCCCAGCAGAACGCGATGGTGACGCACCAGACGCACAAACATCGGACCAGACATTCtgacgcagcggcgctgaagcCGGCCACTGAAAACACCAAGGCACCTGCTCAGCGACTGTACGCAACACGCCGGCCACAGGCTGCAAATCCCGCGAACCTGGCAAATGCCACACCGAAGTTGACGACCCAGAAAAGTGGCGCTGACACCGGCGCAACCGCACAAAAGATGTGCTCGTGCGTATCCTGCCCGCTCGATTCGCGGTCAGGACTCGCCGAGGCCTGGCCAGGCAGGTCCGAGTACTCGTGCGATTTGACACCCCCGTCCACCATCCCTTGTGAGGTGTGCCTCTGCGAAGTGAGGGGAGGTTCTTCCTCACTCGACATCGGACTCGAGCGCGAGCGGACCGGCGAGCAatcgggcagcagcggagacgcTGAGGGCCGCCACACCACTGCATTTGCCGTCGGCGCGCTGAGAGGGGCAAGTGTCGAGGCAAGCAATGGCCGCGACTTAATGCGACCCGATTGGGTGCGTGGGACTTCCCCAGCAAAgccgtcgccctctcccGACACCCCTCCTGCGCTGTTTATGGCTCCGGTGGCGccctcctgcgcctcctcagctTCGACACGGGATGTGGAGGATGCAGCAAACGATCAGGAGAACCAGCTTCCTCCGACGCAGActtcgcggcggcgcggcccCTTGCATCATATTGCGCAGACCTTCCCCCTCACAACTGGCGAGCCTTTTGCGCCCCACTCCCTCAACCAAAGGCACCAGACTGGAACAGTAGCATCGCCGGGGATGGTGATACCGGTGTGGCACGCCACAGCACCGTCGCCAACACCTAGCCCACATGAAGACGAGACAGAGGCATAG